In a single window of the Melanotaenia boesemani isolate fMelBoe1 chromosome 22, fMelBoe1.pri, whole genome shotgun sequence genome:
- the LOC121633477 gene encoding uncharacterized protein LOC121633477, producing MVVPILPHTAWISTLLAREAHSVNHEGLAGTLLRMRSKAWVVKGKRVAKKVIDACVTCRKARAKLCQQIMSDLPPERSEPAAPFEFTTMDLFGPYDVRDEVKKRVRLKVWGIVFSCMASRAIHADIVSDMSSEGFLLAYQRFTSLRGHPSKVWSDPGTNFIGAKPALDDLYKFLERLEGSEVEKEAAKHSTKWSWKIHPADSPHRNGAAEAAVRTVKRALQNLGGDGVFTWGEFQTFVYMAANLANERPIGARAQIQEDCVEYITPNSLLLGRACSGGDPGHFQFEGYPYKRLRVIQSEVNRFWKKWCQLAGPSLFVRSKWHTRERNVAVGDIVWLADQNALRGQFKLARVISVNPDKKGVVRDVQVRTFPSCPVTIKKSAKEESGCGAVKVGRKTHMKVPATILQRDVRRLVILVPAEEQQDGDPAASARFV from the coding sequence ATGGTGGTGCCCATTCTCCCACATACAGCATGGATATCTACATTGCTGGCTCGAGAAGCTCATAGTGTAAATCATGAAGGCTTGGCAGGAACCCTTTTGAGGATGAGGAGCAAAGCTTGGGTTGTCAAAGGGAAAAGAGTAGCCAAAAAGGTTATTGACGCCTGTGTCACCTGCAGGAAAGCAAGGGCAAAACTATGCCAGCAGATCATGAGCGACCTGCCACCCGAGCGATCAGAGCCGGCAGCTCCATTTGAGTTTACCACTATGGACCTGTTTGGACCCTATGATGTAAGAGATGAGGTGAAGAAGAGAGTGAGACTCAAAGTCTGGGGAATAGTGTTCAGTTGCATGGCATCCAGAGCCATTCATGCGGACATTGTCAGTGATATGTCATCAGAAGGATTTCTACTTGCCTATCAGAGGTTTACATCACTGAGAGGACACCCCAGCAAGGTGTGGTCTGACCCAGGCACAAATTTCATAGGGGCTAAACCTGCTCTTGATGACCTCTATAAGTTCTTAGAACGCCTAGAAGGATCCGAAGTGGAGAAAGAGGCTGCTAAACATAGTACAAAGTGGTCTTGGAAGATCCACCCTGCGGATTCCCCTCACAGAAACGGGGCGGCAGAGGCGGCTGTCCGAACTGTGAAGAGAGCCCTGCAGAACTTGGGTGGTGATGGCGTTTTCACATGGGGAGAATTTCAGACCTTTGTGTATATGGCAGCCAATTTGGCCAATGAGAGGCCtataggtgctagagcacaaATCCAAGAAGACTGCGTGGAGTATATCACCCCAAATTCACTTCTGTTGGGGCGTGCCTGCTCAGGAGGAGACCCAGGACACTTCCAGTTTGAGGGTTACCCCTACAAGAGACTAAGAGTGATCCAGTCAGAGGTAAACAGGTTCTGGAAGAAGTGGTGTCAATTGGCAGGACCAAGCCTCTTTGTCAGGAGCAAGTGGCACACGAGGGAGAGGAATGTTGCTGTAGGAGACATTGTTTGGCTGGCTGATCAGAATGCCTTAAGGGGTCAGTTCAAGTTGGCAAGGGTAATCAGTGTGAACCCTGATAAAAAAGGAGTTGTGAGGGATGTTCAAGTAAGAACTTTCCCCAGCTGCCCAGTCACAATCAAGAAATCAGCCAAAGAGGAAAGTGGGTGTGGAGCTGTCAAGGTTGGAAGAAAGACCCACATGAAGGTCCCTGCTACAATTCTCCAAAGAGATGTCAGGCGCCTTGTAATCTTGGTTCCTGCGGAGGAGCAACAAGATGGAGATCCAGCAGCCTCAGCAAGATTTGTGTGA